One part of the Coriobacteriia bacterium genome encodes these proteins:
- a CDS encoding helix-turn-helix transcriptional regulator, producing the protein MSTSLLDDLNELIDDESAQLEYKHELAASAFTNDVARLMADQGISQADLARKLGVSRARVSQLMQHASSPTLRTMVEVATALGCDLVPGLAPCGFRPARLYVADGSKNVAGYRQTKQISDALRGRVAQAERIAV; encoded by the coding sequence ATGTCGACTAGTCTGCTTGACGATCTCAATGAGCTCATTGATGACGAAAGCGCTCAGCTCGAGTACAAGCACGAGCTGGCTGCCAGCGCGTTCACCAATGATGTTGCGCGCCTGATGGCCGACCAAGGCATTTCCCAAGCGGACCTCGCCCGCAAGCTGGGTGTTTCACGTGCGCGCGTTTCGCAGCTGATGCAGCACGCCTCAAGCCCCACGCTGCGCACCATGGTCGAGGTCGCGACCGCTCTCGGCTGTGACCTCGTACCGGGACTCGCCCCGTGCGGATTCCGCCCCGCTCGCTTGTACGTGGCGGATGGCAGCAAGAACGTCGCAGGGTACCGCCAGACCAAGCAGATCAGTGATGCGCTACGAGGACGTGTGGCTCAAGCAGAACGGATAGCTGTATGA
- the aroF gene encoding 3-deoxy-7-phosphoheptulonate synthase, whose amino-acid sequence MTEACAIGAVTRSGPISIIAGPCSIESREQIMEVAAVAAECGVRILRGGAYKPRTSPYSFQGLEEEGLKYLAEAGERYGLLTVTEVVDSAHAELVDSYIDILQVGTRNMANFSLLKKLGKVTSESGKPVFFKRGMAATIEEWLGASEYITYQGNENVILCERGIRTFETSTRFTLDITAVPVVHKLSNLPIVVDASHAVGHADMVPAVCRAAVAIGADGLMVEAHPDPRKALSDGQQSLDLPGLRALVADLAPFAAAVGRELA is encoded by the coding sequence ATGACGGAGGCATGCGCCATCGGCGCCGTCACGAGGTCCGGCCCGATATCGATCATCGCCGGGCCGTGCTCCATCGAGAGCCGCGAGCAGATCATGGAGGTCGCCGCGGTCGCGGCCGAGTGCGGCGTGCGTATCCTGCGCGGCGGCGCGTACAAGCCGCGTACCTCGCCGTACTCGTTCCAGGGCCTCGAGGAGGAGGGTCTGAAGTACCTCGCCGAGGCGGGCGAGCGCTACGGCCTGCTCACCGTCACCGAGGTCGTCGACTCCGCCCACGCGGAGCTCGTCGACTCCTACATCGACATCCTGCAGGTCGGCACGCGGAACATGGCGAACTTCTCGCTCCTGAAGAAGCTCGGGAAGGTCACATCCGAGTCGGGCAAGCCGGTCTTCTTCAAGCGCGGCATGGCGGCGACGATCGAGGAATGGCTCGGCGCGAGCGAGTACATCACGTACCAGGGCAACGAGAACGTCATCCTGTGCGAGCGCGGCATCCGCACGTTCGAGACCTCCACGCGCTTCACGCTCGACATCACCGCCGTCCCCGTCGTGCACAAGCTGTCGAACCTGCCGATCGTGGTGGACGCCTCGCACGCGGTCGGCCACGCCGACATGGTGCCCGCCGTCTGCCGCGCGGCTGTGGCGATCGGCGCCGACGGTCTCATGGTCGAGGCGCATCCGGACCCCCGCAAGGCGCTCTCCGACGGGCAGCAGTCGCTCGACCTGCCCGGCCTGCGCGCGCTCGTCGCGGACCTCGCCCCGTTCGCCGCGGCCGTCGGGCGCGAACTGGCGTAG
- a CDS encoding chorismate mutase: MAEQTDEARENIARLREGIDDIDRRIVALLNERAKLALAIRDLKPAVNWSLYDPKREEEIFENLTRSNDGPLFADGLREIYEAVLHVMKEL; this comes from the coding sequence ATGGCTGAGCAGACCGACGAGGCACGGGAGAACATCGCGCGGCTGCGCGAGGGGATCGACGACATCGACCGGCGCATCGTCGCGCTGCTCAACGAGCGCGCGAAGCTGGCGCTCGCCATCCGCGACCTCAAGCCGGCCGTCAACTGGTCGCTGTACGACCCCAAGCGCGAGGAGGAGATCTTCGAGAACCTCACGCGCAGCAACGACGGGCCGCTCTTCGCCGACGGCCTGCGAGAGATCTACGAGGCGGTCCTCCACGTGATGAAGGAGCTGTGA
- the guaA gene encoding glutamine-hydrolyzing GMP synthase, whose amino-acid sequence MPSASGPEAQPETVLVVDFGAQYAQLIARRVRECKVYSEIVPHDITIEDLRARKPAALILSGGPASVYADGAPKMDPRIYDLGVPILGLCYGAQLMALDLGGAVPKTDVGEYGFARLSVLAEDSAIFDGLPLEQQVWMSHRDSVGTPPPGFRISARTETTGVAAMEDPSRRLYATQFHPEVAHTPHGMDMLRRFLHDVAGIAPTWTMVNIIDDAVARIRERVGGARVICALSGGVDSSVVAALVFRAVGDQLTCVFVDHGLLRLDEADEVVRVFRDQFHIPLVHVQAQERYLSLLAGVNDPELKRRIIGEEFWQVFFEEATKLEGVAFLAQGTLYPDVIESGGRKGKATAKIKSHHNLIPFPAGVHFDLIEPLDHLFKDEVRAVGAELGLPDEIVHRQPFPGPGLAVRIIGDITEEKLEMLRRADAIVREEIGRWDEGREVWQYFAVLPDIRSVGVMGDERTYARPIIIRAVASADAMTADWARLPHDLLALMSNRIINEVPGINRVAYDITSKPPGTIEWE is encoded by the coding sequence ATGCCCTCCGCGTCCGGCCCCGAGGCGCAGCCGGAGACGGTGCTCGTCGTCGACTTCGGCGCGCAGTACGCGCAGCTCATCGCGCGCCGGGTGCGTGAGTGCAAGGTCTACTCGGAGATAGTCCCGCACGACATCACGATCGAGGACCTGCGTGCGCGCAAGCCGGCGGCGCTCATCCTGTCGGGCGGTCCGGCGAGCGTGTACGCCGACGGTGCGCCCAAGATGGACCCGCGCATCTACGACCTCGGCGTGCCGATCCTCGGGCTCTGCTACGGCGCGCAGCTCATGGCGCTCGATCTCGGCGGCGCCGTTCCCAAGACCGACGTCGGCGAGTACGGTTTCGCGCGCCTGTCGGTGCTCGCCGAGGACAGCGCGATCTTCGACGGCCTGCCGCTCGAGCAGCAGGTGTGGATGAGCCATCGCGACTCGGTGGGCACGCCGCCTCCCGGTTTCCGCATCAGTGCTCGCACGGAGACCACCGGCGTCGCGGCGATGGAGGACCCCTCGCGGCGCCTGTACGCGACGCAGTTCCATCCCGAGGTCGCCCACACGCCGCACGGCATGGACATGCTCAGGCGGTTCCTGCACGACGTGGCGGGCATCGCGCCGACGTGGACGATGGTCAACATCATCGACGACGCCGTCGCGCGCATCCGCGAGCGCGTCGGCGGCGCGCGCGTGATATGCGCGCTCTCGGGCGGGGTCGACTCGTCGGTGGTCGCCGCGCTGGTCTTCCGAGCGGTCGGCGACCAGCTGACGTGCGTCTTCGTCGACCACGGGCTGCTGCGCCTCGACGAGGCGGACGAGGTCGTACGCGTCTTCCGCGACCAGTTCCACATCCCGCTCGTCCACGTGCAGGCGCAGGAGCGCTACCTTTCGCTGCTCGCGGGTGTGAACGACCCCGAGCTCAAGCGGCGGATCATCGGCGAGGAGTTCTGGCAGGTCTTCTTCGAGGAGGCGACGAAGCTCGAAGGCGTCGCGTTCCTCGCGCAGGGCACGCTCTACCCCGACGTCATCGAATCCGGCGGGCGCAAGGGCAAGGCCACCGCGAAGATCAAGAGCCACCACAACCTCATCCCGTTCCCCGCGGGCGTGCATTTCGACCTCATCGAGCCGCTCGACCACCTCTTCAAGGACGAGGTGCGCGCGGTCGGCGCCGAGTTGGGCCTGCCGGACGAGATCGTCCACCGGCAGCCTTTCCCCGGCCCCGGGCTCGCGGTGCGCATCATCGGCGACATCACCGAGGAGAAGCTCGAGATGCTGCGCCGCGCCGACGCGATCGTGCGCGAGGAGATAGGCCGCTGGGACGAGGGCCGAGAGGTCTGGCAGTACTTCGCGGTGCTGCCCGACATCCGCTCCGTCGGCGTGATGGGAGACGAGCGGACGTACGCGCGCCCGATCATCATCCGCGCGGTCGCCTCGGCGGACGCGATGACGGCCGACTGGGCGCGGCTCCCGCACGACCTGCTCGCGCTCATGAGCAACCGCATCATCAACGAGGTGCCCGGCATCAACCGGGTCGCATACGACATCACGAGCAAGCCGCCGGGCACGATCGAGTGGGAGTGA